In one Colletotrichum destructivum chromosome 2, complete sequence genomic region, the following are encoded:
- a CDS encoding Putative glutaredoxin, Thioredoxin-like superfamily: protein MFTPTRRLFQKAHACRITLFARDGCGLCVRAKSALSNVWDRRPFAFTEINITAPDAKSWRDLYDFDVPVIHISKAEAPEEDPKLVGKAVKLMHRFDPDQIEAKMDQVECKK from the exons ATGTTCACGCCCACACGTCGACTCTTCCAGAAGGCTCACGCATGCCGGATCACTCTTTTCGCCCGCGATGGGTGCGGCTTGTGCGTACGCGCCAAATCGGCGCTCTCCAACGTTTGGGACAGGAGGCCATTTGCCTTTACGGAGATCAACATCACCGCGCCGGACGCGAAGAGCTGGAGGGACCTGTATGACTTTGATGTCCCGGTG ATCCACATCAGCAAAGCCGAGGCTCCTGAGGAGGACCCCAAGCTAGTgggcaaggccgtcaagcTTATGCATCGCTTCGATCCGGATCAGATCGAGGCCAAGATGGATCAAGTCGAGTGCAAGAAGTGA
- a CDS encoding Putative hpcH/HpaI aldolase/citrate lyase domain, pyruvate kinase-like domain superfamily codes for MSAMQAANRLRTAFTKGGPSFGLWQMIPGANVSRVLAKSAGVDWVLVDCEHGNIDDGAMHDAVPAIAAAGVSPIVRLPDMQGWMVKRALDCGAHGILVPLLRTAQEAKDLVQAAKFPPWGRRGFGSPLAMERFSPAPSMTEYLQHANDSLLTMVQIETKEALESIEDIAAVEGIDVLFIGPFDLGNNIGHPVINGIIKKELSDAIDRILEATHKAGKKAGIFCTSGEQSKFFADKGFDMISVATDYTALQFTLLESLSIARGAAKPAKGGSY; via the exons ATGTCGGCAATGCAGGCAGCCAACCGGCTCCGGACGGCCTTCACCAAGGGCGGCCCCAGCTTTGGGCTATGGCAGATGATCCCCGGTGCCAATGTTTCTCGGGTCCTTGCCAAGAGTGCAGGCGTGGACTGGGTCCTGGTTGATTGCGAGCATGGAAACATTGACG ATGGCGCCATGCATGATGCTGTGCCCGCCATTGCCGCGGCCGGTGTGTCCCCAATCGTGAGGTTGCCGGATATGCAGGGATGGATGGTCAAGC GAGCCTTGGATTGCGGCGCTCACGGG ATCCTCGTCCCCCTTCTCCGAACCGCccaggaggccaaggacctGGTCCAGGCCGCCAAGTTCCCGCCGTGGGGACGCCGGGGTTTCGGCTCGCCGCTGGCCATGGAGCGGTTCAGTCCGGCGCCGAGCATGACCGAGTATCTCCAGCACGCTAACGACAGCCTCCTGACCATGGTCCAGatcgagaccaaggaggcGCTGGAGTCCATCGAAGACAtcgcggcggtcgagggcatcgacgTGCTCTTTATCGGACCCTTTGATCTTG GAAACAACATTGGTCACCCCGTGATCAACGGTAtcatcaagaaggagctgAGCGACGCCATTGACCGCATCCTCGAGGCGACGCACAAGGCGGGAAAGAAGGCAGGCATCTTCTGCACGAGCGGCGAGCAATCCAAGTTCTTCGCGGACAAGGGTTTCGACATGATTAGCGTGGCGACGGATTACACGGCATTGCAGTTTACATTGTTGGAGTCGTTGAGCATTGCCAGGGGGGCGGCGAAGCCAGCCAAGGGTGGATCGTACTGA
- a CDS encoding Putative 2-hydroxy-palmitic acid dioxygenase Mpo1, protein MSLDLEKHLTFYGAYHHNTVNIGIHMACVPLILFSGFCLATNTGTLIPLPSWLTVPNLELNLGTLAALTWGGLYVLLEPVAGTLLAVICLAATAAGNSFRLQNPALTNQAAIGVHIACWIFQFIGHGAFEGRAPALLDNLVQAVFLAPLFVWLEFLFKLGYRQELKGRVDKAVKKEIAKFRASKANGDAKNGKAQ, encoded by the exons ATGTCCCTCGACTTGGAAAAGCATTTGACCTTT TATGGGGCTTACCACCACAACACTGTCAACATTGGCATTCACATGGCCTGTGTGCCCCTCATCCTCTTTTCGGGATTTTGTCTA GCCACCAACACAGGAACTCTCATCCCGCTTCCTAGCTGGCTCACTGTCCCTAACCTAGAACTCAACCTGGGAACCTTGGCCGCTTTGACTTGGGGTGGTCTGTATGTTCTCCTCGAGCCTGTTGCCGGCACTCTGCTGGCCGTCATCTGCCTGGCCGCCACCGCTGCTGGCAACTCCTTCAGGCTCCAGAACCCTGCCTTGACGAATCAGGCCGCCATCGGTGTTCACATCGCCTGCTGGATTTTCCAGTTCATCGGACATGGCGCCTTCGAGGGACGTGCGCCGGCTCTGCTGGACAACCTGGTCCAGGCTGTATTCCTCGCGCCTCTTTTCGTCTGGCTCGAGTTTCTCTTCAAGCTCGGCTACCGACAGGAGCTCAAGGGCCGtgtcgacaaggccgtcaagaagGAAATCGCCAAGTTCAGGGCCTCCAAGGCGAATGGTGACGCCAAAAACGGTAAAGCACAATAA
- a CDS encoding Putative S1 domain, RNA polymerase Rpb7-like, nucleic acid-binding protein, with amino-acid sequence MFFLYNMERRVTLHPSYFGRNMHELVTSKLLKDVEGTCAGSYYIISIMDTFDISEGRILPGSGLAEFTVGYRAVVWRPFKGETVDAVVYSVNHQGFFAQAGPLRLFVSAHLIPSEIKWDPNATPPQFTNNEDTIIEPGTHVRVKVIGTRTEVGEMWAIGSIKEDYLGCLQD; translated from the exons ATGTTTTTTCTCTACAACATGGAGCGCAGGGTCACCTTGCATCCCTCCTACTTTGGTCGGAACATGCACGAGCTGGTGACGAGCAAGCTGTTGAAGGACGTGGAGGGCACCTGCGCGGGAAGCTACTACATCATTTCCATCATGGATACCTTCGATATCTCTGAGGGTCGCATTCTTCCTGGAAGCGGTTTGGCCGAGTTTACCGTCGGCTACCGAGCCGTTGTGTGGCGGCCTttcaagggcgagacg GTTGATGCTGTGGTCTACTCAGTCAACCATCAGGGATTTTTTGCCCAGGCGGGACCTCTGCGGTTATTCGTGTCGGCTCAT CTGATCCCGTCTGAGATCAAGTGGGATCCCAACGCGACGCCACCACAGTTTACCAATAACGAGGATACCATCATCGAGCCGGGAACACACGTACGCGTTAAGGTGATTGGCACGCGTACGGAAGTCGGCGAGATGTGGGCGATCGGGAGCATCAAGGAAGACTATCTGGG CTGCCTCCAGGATTAA